The Tepidibacter aestuarii genome contains a region encoding:
- a CDS encoding HAD family hydrolase gives MKIKGILFDKDGTLIDFHSVWIEISNRVVENLLIDLNIETTTELTYELLNSIGIDNDKVDPHGILACNTSSYSGEAFAKILSKNGYSIDFDKVIELTEYYFDYYSTHSSIEFKELADLKSLLNNLKSKGLLIGTATADTKVATEFCLNKLGIIDYFDFIGADDGYIKPKPHPEILEKFCKEYDIQKNQIVVVGDTKNDMKFAKNAGAAMAIGVLSGVSDEKDLIDTSDVIFKSVDEIIVDDQLLWER, from the coding sequence ATGAAAATTAAAGGAATACTTTTTGATAAAGATGGAACATTAATAGATTTTCACTCTGTATGGATTGAAATATCAAATAGAGTTGTTGAAAATTTATTAATAGATTTGAATATAGAAACTACGACAGAACTAACTTATGAGCTTTTGAATTCAATAGGAATAGATAATGATAAAGTTGATCCTCATGGAATATTAGCATGTAATACATCTAGCTATTCAGGAGAAGCATTTGCAAAGATCTTATCTAAAAATGGGTATAGTATAGATTTTGATAAAGTAATAGAATTAACAGAATATTATTTTGACTATTATTCAACGCATAGCTCTATTGAATTTAAAGAATTAGCTGATTTAAAATCTCTTTTAAATAATTTAAAATCGAAGGGTTTATTAATTGGAACTGCAACTGCTGATACAAAAGTGGCAACTGAATTTTGTTTAAATAAACTTGGAATAATTGACTATTTTGATTTTATTGGAGCTGATGATGGATATATAAAGCCAAAGCCACATCCAGAGATTTTAGAAAAGTTTTGCAAAGAATACGATATTCAGAAAAATCAAATTGTAGTCGTAGGAGATACAAAAAATGATATGAAGTTTGCAAAAAATGCTGGAGCGGCCATGGCAATAGGAGTATTATCTGGAGTTAGTGATGAAAAAGACTTAATAGATACATCGGATGTTATATTTAAATCAGTAGATGAGATTATAGTAGATGATCAACTGTTATGGGAAAGGTAG
- a CDS encoding DMT family transporter → MGKVEKMKNSILLSKISIMFSVIIWGVAIVSLKVIVTYFPPMTANFIRFSLASIILIILLRVLEPKSKIDKKDLLIILKTGALGISVYYYFESLGLLYVDASTAGLISGTIPIMTLFVDSIVNKKRLSTIDIFIFSLSTTGIFLIVYGNLEFKYGISQLYGYIFMVIGCFSWVIYTIFTKKLEKKYSSLSLITYQSIAGSICLAPSLLIEKFNLISWIKEGNNIQLVILNLLFLSIFGSAIAYYLYLYGFRKIGASRSSLYMNLIPVVSLLAGVFILNESIGLNKILGAVFIITSVLISDNKKLENLKYRFIVKKV, encoded by the coding sequence ATGGGAAAGGTAGAAAAAATGAAAAACTCTATTTTATTATCTAAAATATCAATTATGTTTAGTGTAATAATCTGGGGGGTTGCAATTGTTAGTTTAAAAGTAATAGTAACTTATTTTCCACCAATGACAGCTAATTTTATTAGATTTTCACTAGCTTCAATAATTTTGATAATTTTACTAAGAGTTTTGGAACCAAAATCAAAAATAGATAAAAAAGATTTATTAATTATTTTAAAAACGGGAGCACTTGGAATATCAGTATACTATTACTTTGAAAGCTTGGGCCTTTTGTATGTAGATGCTTCAACAGCGGGATTAATTTCAGGAACTATACCAATAATGACTTTATTTGTAGATTCTATAGTAAATAAAAAGAGGCTATCTACAATAGATATATTTATATTTTCACTTTCTACAACTGGAATTTTTCTAATAGTGTATGGAAACTTAGAATTTAAATATGGAATAAGTCAGTTGTATGGATATATTTTTATGGTTATAGGGTGCTTTTCATGGGTTATATATACTATATTTACAAAAAAATTAGAGAAGAAATATTCATCACTGAGTCTTATAACATATCAAAGTATAGCGGGAAGTATTTGTTTAGCTCCATCTTTGTTAATTGAGAAATTTAATTTGATTTCATGGATTAAAGAAGGAAATAACATACAATTAGTAATATTAAACTTATTATTCTTGAGTATATTTGGATCTGCTATTGCTTATTATCTTTATTTATATGGCTTTAGAAAAATAGGAGCTAGTAGGTCTTCACTTTATATGAATCTAATCCCAGTAGTATCCCTTTTAGCGGGTGTATTTATTTTAAATGAAAGTATTGGTTTAAATAAAATTTTAGGTGCAGTATTTATAATTACTTCGGTATTAATTTCTGACAATAAAAAACTAGAAAATTTAAAATATAGATTTATAGTCAAAAAAGTTTAG
- a CDS encoding ABC transporter ATP-binding protein, translated as MAELVLKNINKYYEDGYHAVKDINLEIQDKEFVVLVGPSGCGKSTTLRMIAGLEDISEGELYIDNKLVNDVSSKDRDIAMVFQNYALYPHMSVEENMAFGLKLKKVDKKEINQKVKEAAQILGIESLLKRKPKQLSGGQRQRVALGRAIVRNPKVFLMDEPLSNLDAKLRVTMRYEISKLYRKLNTTFIYVTHDQTEAMTMGTKIVVLNQGIVQQVGSPIEIYEKPKNTFVAGFIGSPQINLIEVDVIEEDGIYISSKDFKFKLSNKMSDLLIKKGYVNKKAILGIRPEDIYEKANNDLNLSEEIKLKIDNIENLGSETYLYLKSDENKYTAKVSSSINKIGQVSSLYFNLDKIHLFEFETKERIFQ; from the coding sequence ATGGCTGAATTAGTTTTAAAAAATATAAATAAATACTATGAAGATGGATATCATGCAGTAAAGGATATAAATTTAGAAATACAAGATAAGGAATTTGTTGTTTTAGTAGGTCCATCTGGGTGTGGAAAGTCAACTACTCTAAGAATGATTGCTGGACTTGAAGATATATCAGAAGGTGAATTATATATAGATAATAAGTTAGTAAATGATGTATCATCAAAAGATAGAGATATAGCAATGGTATTTCAAAATTATGCACTTTACCCTCATATGAGTGTGGAAGAAAATATGGCATTTGGTTTAAAATTAAAAAAAGTTGATAAAAAAGAGATTAATCAAAAAGTAAAAGAGGCTGCACAGATATTAGGAATAGAAAGTCTATTAAAAAGAAAACCAAAGCAACTTTCTGGAGGACAAAGACAGCGTGTAGCTTTAGGAAGGGCAATAGTTAGAAATCCAAAGGTTTTCTTAATGGATGAACCATTATCTAACTTAGATGCAAAGCTTAGAGTAACAATGAGATATGAAATAAGTAAGCTTTATAGAAAACTAAATACAACTTTTATATATGTAACTCATGATCAAACAGAAGCAATGACTATGGGTACAAAAATTGTTGTATTAAATCAAGGAATAGTTCAGCAAGTTGGATCCCCTATAGAAATATATGAAAAACCTAAAAATACATTTGTAGCAGGATTTATAGGAAGTCCGCAAATTAATTTAATAGAAGTTGATGTTATTGAAGAAGATGGGATATATATTTCATCTAAAGATTTTAAATTTAAACTTTCTAATAAAATGTCGGATTTATTAATAAAAAAAGGGTATGTAAATAAGAAAGCTATTTTAGGAATAAGACCAGAAGATATTTATGAAAAGGCTAATAATGACTTAAACTTAAGTGAAGAAATTAAGCTTAAAATTGATAATATTGAAAACCTAGGTTCAGAGACATATTTATACTTAAAGTCAGATGAAAATAAATATACAGCTAAAGTATCATCTTCTATAAATAAAATAGGACAAGTATCTAGTTTATACTTTAATTTAGATAAGATTCATTTATTTGAATTTGAAACTAAGGAAAGGATATTTCAATAG
- a CDS encoding DUF3343 domain-containing protein gives MNEYIAIFFTHSGAIKFDRFCKKNNIKSELMPVPRKLSSNCGICSKFCYNDKIDNLISNEIEKIYEINEKEYVLRYEE, from the coding sequence ATGAATGAATATATAGCAATATTTTTTACCCATTCAGGAGCCATTAAATTCGATAGATTCTGTAAGAAAAATAATATTAAAAGTGAACTAATGCCTGTCCCAAGAAAGTTAAGCTCTAACTGCGGCATATGTTCTAAGTTTTGTTATAATGATAAAATTGATAATTTAATTTCTAATGAAATTGAAAAAATATATGAAATAAACGAAAAAGAATATGTTTTACGTTATGAAGAATAA
- a CDS encoding sulfurtransferase TusA family protein gives MVKVDVRGMSCPQPVLITKNAVSSNPKEIEIVADDNTAVNNISRFLKSSGYKYEVKEIEEDYIINAQK, from the coding sequence GTGGTTAAAGTTGATGTAAGAGGTATGTCTTGTCCTCAACCTGTTCTTATAACAAAAAATGCTGTAAGTTCTAATCCAAAAGAAATTGAAATCGTTGCAGATGATAATACTGCAGTAAATAATATATCTAGGTTCTTAAAAAGCTCAGGATATAAGTATGAAGTAAAAGAAATCGAAGAAGATTATATTATAAATGCCCAAAAATAG
- the yedE gene encoding YedE family putative selenium transporter — protein MESKKGIIFTGAIVGIIAVLLVKLGNPKNMGFCIACFVRDISGGLGFHRAAVVQYLRPEVMGLVLGSFAVASLKKEFNVKGGSSPFIRFTLGVTVMIGALMFLGCPLRMVLRLAGGDLNAIVGIIGFTFGIILGIASLNKGFSLKRNYKLPKSEGYIFPIMNIFLVILLISAPSFIFFSEEGPGAMHAPALIALACGLIVGILSQRTRLCMVGGIRDLILFKDTYLISGFIAILVFALIGNIALGYFNIGFEAQPIAHSDGLWNFLGMVLCGWSSVLLGGCPMRQLILSGEGNTDSAITVMGLLIGAAICHNFALAASPKGPSPNGKIAVIVCLLVVGLISYLNSDMVNLKSKGKGVA, from the coding sequence ATGGAGTCAAAAAAAGGTATTATATTTACAGGTGCCATTGTTGGTATTATCGCTGTACTTCTAGTTAAACTTGGAAATCCAAAAAACATGGGTTTTTGTATAGCATGTTTTGTAAGAGATATCTCAGGAGGACTTGGTTTTCATAGAGCTGCAGTTGTTCAGTATTTAAGACCTGAAGTTATGGGACTAGTTTTAGGTTCTTTCGCAGTAGCTAGTTTGAAAAAAGAATTCAATGTTAAAGGTGGATCTTCTCCATTTATTAGATTTACCTTAGGTGTTACTGTAATGATAGGAGCTCTAATGTTTTTAGGATGTCCTCTTAGAATGGTTTTAAGACTTGCAGGAGGGGATTTAAATGCTATAGTTGGAATTATAGGTTTTACTTTTGGTATTATTTTAGGTATTGCTTCATTAAACAAAGGATTTTCTCTTAAAAGAAATTATAAATTACCTAAATCAGAAGGTTATATATTCCCTATAATGAATATATTCTTAGTAATTTTACTAATATCAGCTCCAAGCTTTATATTCTTTAGTGAAGAAGGACCTGGAGCTATGCACGCACCAGCTCTTATTGCTTTAGCTTGTGGATTAATAGTTGGTATTTTATCTCAAAGAACTAGACTTTGTATGGTAGGTGGAATAAGAGATTTAATATTATTTAAAGATACATATTTAATATCTGGATTTATAGCTATACTTGTATTTGCATTAATAGGAAATATTGCTTTAGGATACTTTAACATAGGGTTTGAAGCTCAACCTATTGCTCATTCCGATGGACTTTGGAACTTCTTAGGAATGGTTTTATGTGGATGGTCTAGTGTATTACTAGGTGGATGCCCTATGAGACAATTAATTTTATCTGGTGAAGGTAATACAGATTCAGCAATTACAGTTATGGGACTGCTTATAGGTGCTGCCATTTGTCACAACTTTGCTTTAGCTGCAAGCCCTAAAGGACCTTCTCCTAACGGCAAAATAGCTGTTATAGTTTGTCTTTTAGTTGTTGGCCTAATATCTTACTTAAATTCTGATATGGTTAATCTAAAATCTAAAGGTAAAGGAGTTGCTTAA
- a CDS encoding aminotransferase class V-fold PLP-dependent enzyme, with protein sequence MKSVYLDNAATSFPKAIGVSKSILNYLDNIGCNVNRGAYSSSFEAENIVFETRELICKLFNFDKEENVVFTKNVTESLNVLIKGLIKKGDHIIVSSMEHNAVMRPINSLTKQGVEFCRVQCSVFGELNASDLIKNIKPNTKAVIMTHASNVCGTILNLEEIGKICRDNNIFFIIDSAQTAGFLNVDYKKLNADAIAFTGHKSLLGPQGIGGFVVSDKLVDEMSTFIEGGTGSLSEHEIQPDYMPDKFEAGTLNIPGIYGLNASLKYLFEEGIDSIREKELNLLNVFLEKVNNIENIRVIGKSGIEGRTALVSIDFKEYDNAAISYKLYEDFGIMTRCGLHCAPFAHKTLGTFPDGTVRFSFSHFNTIDEVNYTINSIVKCLK encoded by the coding sequence ATGAAATCAGTATATTTAGACAATGCAGCAACTTCTTTTCCAAAAGCTATAGGTGTTTCAAAAAGTATTCTAAATTACTTAGATAATATAGGTTGTAATGTAAATAGAGGAGCTTATAGTTCTTCATTTGAAGCAGAAAATATAGTATTTGAAACTAGAGAATTAATTTGTAAGTTATTTAACTTTGATAAAGAAGAAAATGTAGTTTTTACAAAAAACGTAACAGAGAGTTTAAATGTATTAATAAAAGGATTAATAAAAAAAGGAGATCATATAATAGTATCTTCTATGGAGCACAACGCTGTTATGAGACCTATTAATTCATTAACGAAACAAGGTGTAGAATTTTGTAGGGTACAGTGTAGTGTATTTGGAGAATTAAATGCTAGTGATTTAATAAAAAATATAAAGCCCAATACAAAGGCCGTTATTATGACACATGCTTCTAATGTATGTGGAACAATATTAAATCTTGAAGAAATAGGTAAGATTTGCAGAGATAATAATATATTTTTCATTATAGATTCTGCTCAAACAGCTGGATTTTTAAATGTAGATTATAAAAAGTTAAATGCTGATGCTATAGCTTTTACAGGACATAAATCACTTTTAGGACCACAGGGAATAGGAGGATTTGTTGTAAGTGATAAATTAGTAGATGAAATGAGTACTTTTATAGAAGGAGGAACAGGAAGCTTATCAGAACATGAAATTCAACCAGATTATATGCCGGATAAATTCGAGGCAGGTACTTTGAATATTCCTGGAATATATGGACTTAATGCTTCTTTGAAATATTTGTTTGAAGAAGGAATAGATTCAATAAGAGAAAAAGAATTAAATCTTTTAAATGTATTTTTAGAAAAAGTTAATAATATAGAAAATATAAGGGTAATAGGGAAAAGCGGAATAGAGGGAAGAACAGCTTTAGTTTCTATAGATTTTAAAGAGTATGATAATGCAGCTATATCATATAAGCTTTATGAAGATTTTGGTATTATGACAAGATGCGGACTTCATTGTGCTCCTTTTGCACATAAAACTTTAGGAACTTTTCCTGATGGCACAGTAAGATTCAGCTTTAGTCATTTTAATACTATTGATGAAGTTAATTACACTATTAATAGTATAGTTAAGTGCTTAAAATAG
- a CDS encoding rhodanese-like domain-containing protein, which produces MKKKILALLLMMILAVSVVGCGSNEVQENTGEEKTYQYYTAEQVKEAIENGDDITLVDIQVEEEWNAHHIKGAISTKAYPVKTDEERAKVDAVIPKLEGDNPIIVVCPGGKGGAQRTIDHLIKSGVKAERLFILENGQGGWPYDELLEK; this is translated from the coding sequence ATGAAAAAGAAAATTTTAGCATTGTTATTAATGATGATCCTTGCTGTATCTGTAGTAGGATGTGGATCAAATGAGGTACAAGAAAATACAGGAGAAGAAAAGACGTATCAGTACTATACCGCAGAACAGGTTAAAGAAGCAATTGAAAATGGTGATGATATAACACTTGTGGATATACAGGTTGAAGAAGAGTGGAATGCGCATCATATAAAAGGAGCTATATCTACAAAAGCCTATCCAGTTAAAACTGATGAAGAAAGAGCTAAGGTTGATGCTGTAATACCTAAACTTGAAGGAGATAATCCGATAATAGTAGTGTGTCCAGGAGGTAAAGGTGGAGCTCAAAGAACTATAGACCATCTTATTAAAAGTGGTGTAAAGGCTGAAAGACTTTTCATACTTGAAAATGGTCAAGGTGGATGGCCTTATGATGAGCTTTTAGAAAAATAG
- a CDS encoding MFS transporter: MQKNIKLSYVYNFFFSFNITSAIWVLYLSFKGLTLVEIGLLESIFHLTSFLCEIPTGAIADIYGRKTSIIISRIFSFISTVLMICSDSFTGYAFSFVFSALSYNLHSGAAESIIYDSMKLLNKEGEYKKTYGSISFYMEIARGLAILLGGILSDFRFVYAYGLALFIDIFALSSATFYVEPNIEHKSHNENVFIHQLKESFKILKERKIALYLILFYAFISTIDTTVYFYCQKHFENMSISRTSIAIIYGVTNVLGAISSKYAYVVEKRLNKKTIITMLCIANIFILIGFSVFKGYFSIIIFLLSCMISGFTIPIFSDYINSLIPSQYRATILSFDSVCFSIFMLVLFPIVGLMAQSFGIATAFGIIGGVLIPIVGIIVYKMKD; this comes from the coding sequence ATGCAAAAAAATATTAAATTAAGTTACGTATACAACTTTTTCTTTAGTTTTAATATAACATCAGCTATTTGGGTACTATACCTAAGCTTCAAAGGACTTACCTTGGTAGAAATAGGTTTATTAGAATCTATATTTCATTTAACTAGCTTTTTATGTGAAATTCCAACTGGAGCTATTGCAGATATATATGGACGAAAAACAAGTATTATAATAAGTAGAATTTTTAGCTTTATATCAACAGTTCTTATGATTTGTTCAGATAGTTTTACTGGGTATGCTTTTAGTTTTGTATTTTCAGCTTTATCGTATAACCTACATTCTGGAGCAGCAGAATCTATAATATACGATAGCATGAAGCTTTTGAATAAAGAAGGTGAATACAAAAAGACGTACGGATCAATATCCTTTTACATGGAAATCGCAAGAGGATTGGCTATATTACTTGGAGGAATACTTTCTGACTTTAGATTTGTGTATGCGTATGGTTTAGCCTTGTTTATAGATATATTTGCATTAAGTAGTGCGACATTTTATGTTGAACCTAATATAGAGCATAAGAGTCACAATGAAAATGTATTTATACATCAATTAAAAGAAAGCTTTAAGATATTAAAGGAAAGAAAAATAGCTCTATATTTGATTTTATTTTACGCTTTTATATCTACGATAGATACTACAGTATACTTTTATTGTCAAAAGCACTTTGAGAATATGAGTATATCTAGAACTTCAATAGCTATTATCTATGGAGTAACCAATGTATTAGGAGCTATAAGCTCTAAGTATGCTTATGTTGTAGAGAAAAGATTAAATAAGAAAACTATTATTACAATGCTTTGTATTGCAAATATTTTTATACTAATTGGATTCTCAGTATTTAAAGGATATTTTTCTATTATAATCTTTTTATTATCTTGTATGATAAGTGGATTTACGATACCTATTTTTAGTGATTATATAAACTCTTTAATCCCATCACAATATAGAGCAACTATACTATCATTTGATTCTGTATGTTTTAGCATATTTATGCTAGTATTATTCCCGATTGTTGGATTGATGGCTCAAAGTTTTGGAATAGCAACGGCATTTGGAATTATAGGGGGAGTACTTATACCTATAGTTGGGATTATAGTTTATAAGATGAAAGATTAA
- the htpG gene encoding molecular chaperone HtpG — METKQFKAESKRLLDLMINSIYTHREIFLRELISNSSDAIDKIYYKALTDDNITFNKGDYYISIDVDKDNRVVKISDTGIGMDKDELENNLGVIAKSGSLQFKKDNEIKDGHDIIGQFGVGFYSAFLVADSVTVVSKSFGSDEAYKWESKGVEGYTIEECTKDSVGTEITLKIKENTEDEDFDKYLEEYTIRSIIKKYSDFIRYPIKMDVTTKKPKEGTEGEFEDVVQEETINSMVPIWRKNKNELKDEDYQNFYAEKHYGFDKPLKHVHLSVDGMIRYNAILYIPEKTPFDFYTKEYEKGLELYSSGVMIMEKCSDLLPDYFGFVKGIVDSEDLSLNISREILQHDRQLKSIAKNIKNKIKNELKNLLKNEREKYEKFYESFGRHLKYGVYSDFGANKEVLQDLLMFYSSKEKKMVTLDEYVSRMPEDQKYIYYAAGESIDRIDKLPQTDLIKDKGYEILYFTDDVDEFAIRVLMNYKEKEFKSVSSKDLGIESDDSETSVDENENKDLFNFMKESLADKVKYVKASKRLKKHPVCLSNEGDLSIEMEKILNAMPESQGVKADKVLEINVNHDIFKSLKDAYENDKDKFKLYTGLLYNQALLIEGLPIEDPVEFTNNMCKIMK; from the coding sequence TTGGAAACTAAACAATTCAAAGCAGAATCTAAGAGATTACTAGATCTTATGATCAACTCAATTTATACTCACAGGGAGATTTTTTTAAGAGAGCTTATTTCGAATTCGAGTGATGCTATAGATAAGATATACTACAAGGCATTGACTGATGATAATATAACATTTAATAAAGGCGACTACTATATAAGCATAGATGTTGACAAGGACAATAGAGTAGTTAAAATATCAGATACTGGTATTGGAATGGATAAAGATGAACTTGAAAATAATCTAGGGGTTATAGCTAAGAGTGGATCATTACAGTTCAAAAAGGATAATGAAATAAAAGATGGACATGATATAATAGGTCAATTTGGAGTAGGTTTTTACTCAGCATTTTTAGTAGCTGATAGTGTAACTGTTGTAAGTAAATCTTTTGGGTCTGATGAAGCTTATAAGTGGGAGTCTAAAGGGGTGGAAGGTTACACTATAGAAGAATGTACTAAAGATAGTGTAGGAACAGAAATTACACTTAAGATAAAAGAAAATACAGAAGATGAAGATTTTGATAAGTATTTAGAAGAGTATACAATAAGATCTATAATCAAGAAATACTCTGATTTTATAAGATACCCAATTAAGATGGATGTAACTACTAAAAAGCCTAAAGAAGGAACTGAAGGTGAATTCGAAGACGTTGTACAAGAAGAAACTATAAATAGCATGGTTCCTATATGGAGAAAGAATAAGAATGAGCTTAAAGATGAAGACTATCAAAACTTTTATGCAGAAAAGCATTATGGATTTGATAAGCCTCTAAAGCATGTTCACCTTAGTGTTGATGGTATGATAAGATATAATGCTATCTTATATATTCCAGAGAAAACTCCATTTGATTTTTATACTAAAGAGTATGAAAAAGGTTTAGAGCTTTATTCGAGCGGAGTTATGATTATGGAAAAATGCTCTGATTTACTTCCAGATTATTTTGGATTTGTAAAAGGTATAGTAGACTCTGAAGATTTATCTTTAAATATATCAAGAGAAATACTACAACATGATAGACAATTAAAGTCTATTGCTAAGAATATAAAGAATAAAATAAAGAATGAGTTAAAGAACTTATTAAAGAATGAAAGAGAAAAGTATGAGAAGTTCTATGAATCATTTGGAAGACACTTAAAGTATGGGGTTTATAGTGATTTTGGAGCTAATAAAGAAGTACTTCAAGATTTACTTATGTTCTATTCATCAAAAGAGAAGAAGATGGTTACTTTAGATGAATATGTATCTAGAATGCCTGAGGATCAAAAGTATATATACTATGCTGCTGGAGAGTCTATTGATAGAATTGATAAACTACCACAAACTGATCTTATAAAGGATAAAGGATATGAAATACTTTACTTTACAGATGATGTAGATGAATTTGCTATAAGAGTTCTTATGAATTATAAAGAAAAAGAGTTCAAGTCTGTATCTAGTAAAGATTTAGGAATAGAATCAGATGATAGTGAAACTTCAGTTGATGAGAATGAAAACAAAGATTTATTTAACTTTATGAAAGAATCTTTAGCTGATAAGGTTAAGTATGTTAAAGCATCTAAGAGACTTAAGAAGCATCCTGTATGCTTATCAAATGAAGGGGATCTTAGTATAGAAATGGAAAAAATACTAAATGCTATGCCTGAGAGCCAAGGTGTAAAAGCGGATAAGGTATTAGAGATAAATGTAAATCACGATATATTTAAATCTTTAAAAGATGCTTATGAAAATGACAAAGATAAGTTTAAGTTATATACAGGATTACTTTACAACCAAGCTCTTCTTATAGAAGGACTTCCTATAGAAGATCCTGTAGAGTTTACTAATAACATGTGTAAGATAATGAAATAG
- a CDS encoding PadR family transcriptional regulator has translation MKDKILRKLFLGFMQIHILHHAKEKPIYGTWIMEELQEHGYKTSPGTLYPMLNRMEKEGLLLKTEENVDGRIIKFYTTTKLGEEILDEAKEKAGELFGEIEEKGDDVD, from the coding sequence ATGAAAGATAAGATATTAAGAAAATTGTTTTTAGGTTTTATGCAAATACATATACTTCATCATGCTAAAGAAAAGCCTATATACGGAACATGGATTATGGAAGAATTGCAAGAGCATGGATATAAGACTAGTCCAGGGACCTTATATCCTATGTTAAATAGAATGGAAAAAGAAGGTCTATTATTAAAAACAGAAGAAAATGTTGACGGGAGAATAATAAAGTTTTATACGACAACAAAACTAGGAGAAGAAATTTTAGATGAAGCAAAAGAGAAAGCAGGTGAACTATTTGGGGAAATAGAAGAAAAGGGTGATGACGTTGATTAA
- a CDS encoding ABC transporter ATP-binding protein, which produces MIKFKNINLRFDDKVIFENFNMDVMDGEKILLKSPSGKGKSTLLKLLLGFHKINSGEILFDSRKLEKNNLVYFRTNIAYLSQDVELRNQNIWDLIVEVFSYKHNKNIKITKEKFLDVANYFDLPKDIIKKEARELSGGERQRLGLVICILLDRKVWLLDEVTSGLDKDMKQRVVDYVLKLDKTVLIVSHDNIWSENNIVRIEEW; this is translated from the coding sequence TTGATTAAATTTAAAAATATAAATTTAAGATTTGATGATAAGGTTATATTTGAAAATTTTAATATGGATGTTATGGACGGGGAAAAAATACTTTTAAAATCTCCTTCAGGTAAAGGAAAATCAACATTACTTAAATTACTTTTGGGATTTCACAAGATAAACTCAGGAGAAATATTATTTGATTCTAGGAAATTAGAGAAGAATAATCTTGTGTATTTTAGAACTAACATAGCTTATTTAAGTCAAGATGTTGAATTAAGAAATCAAAATATTTGGGACTTAATTGTTGAGGTCTTTTCTTATAAACATAATAAGAATATAAAAATTACTAAAGAGAAGTTTTTAGATGTTGCAAATTATTTTGATCTACCAAAAGATATCATAAAAAAGGAAGCAAGAGAGCTTTCAGGCGGAGAAAGACAAAGATTAGGTCTTGTTATATGTATATTATTAGATAGAAAAGTATGGCTTTTAGATGAAGTAACTTCTGGACTTGATAAAGATATGAAGCAAAGAGTAGTAGACTATGTTTTAAAGCTGGATAAGACAGTTTTAATAGTTTCACATGATAATATTTGGAGTGAAAATAATATCGTCAGAATAGAGGAGTGGTAA